A part of Cydia amplana chromosome 24, ilCydAmpl1.1, whole genome shotgun sequence genomic DNA contains:
- the LOC134658967 gene encoding death-associated inhibitor of apoptosis 1-like → MTTGHDECGMRAPAADASVPPHLRYNTEAARLRTFKHWPKSMKQKPEEFAGFYYTGQSDKTKCFYCDGGLKDWEKDEVPWEQHARWFDRCAYVQLVKGGDYVQKVISKTCVVPKTVPNMKTNK, encoded by the coding sequence ATGACTACAGGGCATGACGAGTGCGGCATGCGCGCGCCGGCCGCCGACGCCAGCGTGCCCCCGCACCTGCGCTACAACACCGAGGCCGCCCGGCTCCGCACCTTCAAACACTGGCCCAAGAGCATGAAGCAGAAGCCCGAGGAGTTCGCCGGCTTCTACTACACCGGCCAGAGCGACAAGACCAAGTGCTTCTACTGCGACGGAGGACTCAAGGACTGGGAGAAGGACGAAGTCCCGTGGGAGCAACACGCGCGTTGGTTCGACCGGTGCGCGTACGTTCAGCTCGTCAAGGGAGGAGATTACGTCCAGAAGGTCATATCGAAGACGTGCGTCGTCCCCAAAACGGTACCCAATATGAAAACGAACAAGTAA